The Pasteuria penetrans genome segment TTAACCTCTCCTTTTTTCCCCAGACCCCTCACATCATCAAGCAAAATAAGTTGCACCGGCAACCACACTCCCTCTTCTTCCCTAATTCCATAGACTCACGATTGCTCTCCCTGCAAACAAAGAAGCAACCGTTGATGGGCCTCCTCTAATGAAACATCCTCCAACTGACAAGCAGCATGGGTAAGATGACCACCACCCCCCATCCCCTCCATAAACAATTGTACATTGTAACGCCCCGACGAACGGGCACTAATGGACACCACACCATCCATACGTCGCGCAATAGCAAAAGAGGCCTCAACGCCATGCATGGACAAAAGCGTATCCGCTACCTGGGCAATCACCACCTGATCCCCAAAAAAGTCCTCGGGTGCCACCGCAATAGCCAAATCTTTATGCAAAAAATAGGCCCGCCGAACCAGGGCAGTTCGTTGTATATAACGATCCCAATCTTCCTCCAAAAAACTTTGTACAAGCGCCAAATCAGCACCATAGCGGCGCAAAAAAGAAGCCGCATCAAAGGTACGGGCACCGGTACGAACAGAAAAATGGCGCGTGTCCATAACAATACCTGCCAACAAAGCCGTGGCCTCCAAGGGATCCAGGGACAATCGGGTGTTTTGGTACTGCAACAACTCCGCCACAAGCTCACATGTGGAAGAAGCAGAGGGCTCGAGATAAACAAGTACGGGATCGCATACAAACTCCTCTCCCCGCCGATGATGATCAATCACCACAACCCTTTTCGCTGCAGCCAATACCTCCGGTTCCTGTGATAGACTGGGAAGATGAGTATCTACCAACAGTACCAAGGTATCCTCTTCCTGTGCCCAGATTCTGGCCTGATTTGCGCCAACAAAGCGCTTAGACAGAACCTCGTGGTCATCAATCATCCCCTGAAGACGATGAACCGCTGGTGAGGAGGAATCGGATATAATGTGGGCCTTACGACCGTGTAACTCGGCCAGTCGTGACACCCCTAGGCAAGCCCCCAATGAATCTAGGTCCGGCTGTACATGGCCCATCACAAGGACACGCTGGCTTTTACAGACAAGATGAGCCAAACTGCGCGCAACCGTACGCGCACGTACACGCGTTCGCTTTTCGACCGCGTTACTCTGGCCACCATAAAAACGCATCTTTTCTCCCACTTGAACGGCCACCTGGTCCCCTCCACGTACCAAGGCCATATCCAGAGCCTCCCTGGCATGACGGGAACGCTCCGACAATGTCTTCCCCATGCTGGCAATCCCAAGGCTCAGCGTAATGGGAACTCGACAGGAACGGGTCAAATCACGTATCTGATCAAGAATATGGAAACGGGAAGCCATCAACCGCTGCATGGAACGCTGCCGGAGGACAAAGAACATGTGATCGGTATCGATACTCTTGATCACTACATCATTTTCCTCCGCCCATTGGGAAACAGAACCCAAGACGCTGGTAAGCAAAAGGGCACTCTCCTGATCCGGAAGCGTCTGCTTCGCCTCATCACAATTATCAATGTGAAGCAGGCCCAACGCCACCCTCTCATCACGATAACGCTGCTTCAACCTCTCTAGGTGGGTATGGTCGCGTACCAACAGGATTCGGCGATCGATATCGTTTTCCACCTGGAACAAACGATCACCACGCCGAAGCAACATACGACGCTCATCCCCCCGCCAATTGGGAAATAGATCCGTAATGGGCTTACCCAACCAAACGCCCGTTTTTGGGGGATGGGATTCCTTCACCCTATCCAATTGATGGAGGAAGGAATTGTGCCAAATGATCTTCCTATCCTCATTGTACAACAAAACACCCACCGGCAAATGGTCTAGGGCATAACAAGCTGATTCACGTACTTTTTCGCCCAACGATAGTATGTACTGGAACTGCGATCGCTCGAAGACACGATCCAAAATATATTGCACAACCGCCAAGGCACACAACATGCACCCAATGAACACAACAACCCCGATCCGTTCCGATAGAAAAAAAAGGAAAAGGGAGGATAACAAGCCGGCCATTGCCAACATCCGATACCCCGGCCAACGCTTCCCCACCCATCTCGGCATACCGCGCATCTCCCCAGGGTTTTCACGATACATTCCACTAGCATTAGAAACCCTATTGTACCACAAAAAACGATCCTAAATCCCCCTTTATAACCTCTGAACACCAGGGGGGAAATTCAAACTGTCCTATGTCCTCCACCGATCCCGAATCATCGGCAGTAGGCAATCCATAAAACCCAAGACCGTCATCATGAGAAGTAAGGACCACCAAAACAAACAGGCAAAAGCAAGGGGCACGATCACCAACCAACGAAACGCACCCGGATACCATCCCCTCTTCATCCCATAAAAGAGACCCTGGGATAAAAAGGAAAAGCCTTGCACGACAATCAGCGGAAGGAAAATTTGAATAAACCCTAGAAATAAATCCTTCTCCCCCAACGCCAGAATCGCTGCCGGGACAATCGTACCAGCCACTACAAAGGAACGCGGTAGCACCCACGTTCGAAAGGGCGGCAGAGGTTTACTCACACCACCAAGCCTTTGGGACCAACGGGTGGCCACATGATAATTGATAAGAACGACGAGAGACAAAAAAAGAACAACGAAACCGGGAACCCAGAGATGGGCCTGTTGCATGGCTTTCTGAAGAGATTCGTTCACGAAACGAGCAAACTGTTGGGGATCATCTACTCCCAATAGCCTTCCCCAACCTTCAGGGAACTGGAAAAGAGAGGGGGATAACAACCCCTTCCAAAAATCGATGAACCATGTTGCCTGACTTGCCCAAACAAAAAAGAGCACACACCCCAGACAAGCGATCCCACAACTCACCAAGAGTACGTCCATAGAACGATAACGGGGAGACAAGTATAATTTGCCCATGATGATACCCAACATCCATAGAAACAGGAAAAAAGGAA includes the following:
- a CDS encoding DHH family phosphoesterase, with the translated sequence MPRWVGKRWPGYRMLAMAGLLSSLFLFFLSERIGVVVFIGCMLCALAVVQYILDRVFERSQFQYILSLGEKVRESACYALDHLPVGVLLYNEDRKIIWHNSFLHQLDRVKESHPPKTGVWLGKPITDLFPNWRGDERRMLLRRGDRLFQVENDIDRRILLVRDHTHLERLKQRYRDERVALGLLHIDNCDEAKQTLPDQESALLLTSVLGSVSQWAEENDVVIKSIDTDHMFFVLRQRSMQRLMASRFHILDQIRDLTRSCRVPITLSLGIASMGKTLSERSRHAREALDMALVRGGDQVAVQVGEKMRFYGGQSNAVEKRTRVRARTVARSLAHLVCKSQRVLVMGHVQPDLDSLGACLGVSRLAELHGRKAHIISDSSSPAVHRLQGMIDDHEVLSKRFVGANQARIWAQEEDTLVLLVDTHLPSLSQEPEVLAAAKRVVVIDHHRRGEEFVCDPVLVYLEPSASSTCELVAELLQYQNTRLSLDPLEATALLAGIVMDTRHFSVRTGARTFDAASFLRRYGADLALVQSFLEEDWDRYIQRTALVRRAYFLHKDLAIAVAPEDFFGDQVVIAQVADTLLSMHGVEASFAIARRMDGVVSISARSSGRYNVQLFMEGMGGGGHLTHAACQLEDVSLEEAHQRLLLCLQGEQS
- a CDS encoding DUF2232 domain-containing protein, whose translation is MGSEQKKGLSSSSPWVFLAFIVAIFSCFFSVFVFFIPLPMLMLSLRASWGRTLAGLFLLSVPCILFFLPLFPFFLFLWMLGIIMGKLYLSPRYRSMDVLLVSCGIACLGCVLFFVWASQATWFIDFWKGLLSPSLFQFPEGWGRLLGVDDPQQFARFVNESLQKAMQQAHLWVPGFVVLFLSLVVLINYHVATRWSQRLGGVSKPLPPFRTWVLPRSFVVAGTIVPAAILALGEKDLFLGFIQIFLPLIVVQGFSFLSQGLFYGMKRGWYPGAFRWLVIVPLAFACLFWWSLLLMMTVLGFMDCLLPMIRDRWRT